One Vibrio penaeicida DNA segment encodes these proteins:
- the hutH gene encoding histidine ammonia-lyase — protein sequence MSEKPMINLELNPGNISLSQLRQVSRAPVNLSLDPSAIPGIEASTQVVNEVIAENRVVYGINTGFGLLANTRIAPEDLEVLQKSIVLSHAAGIGTLMHDETVRLMMVLKINSLARGYSGIRLQVINALITLVNSQVYPCVPQKGSVGASGDLAPLAHMSTVLLGEGEARHNGKIISGIEALKIAGLEPITLAPKEGLALLNGTQASTAFALEGLFAAEDLFASATVCGAMSVEAALGSRRPFDPRVHRVRGHRSQMDAAAAYRYLLDNSSEIGESHTDCEKVQDPYSLRCQPQVMGACMQQIRNSAETLQVEANAVSDNPLVFADDGDIISGGNFHAEPVAMAADNLALAIAEIGSLSERRMALLIDSALSKLPPFLVDNGGVNSGFMIAQVTSAALASENKTLAHPASIDSLPTSANQEDHVSMATFAGRRLRDMAENTRGILAVEYLSAAQGLDFRAPLKSSPRVEEAKNILREKVSFYDKDRYFAPDIEQANALLKLAVHNHLMPEKTLASV from the coding sequence ATGAGTGAGAAACCAATGATCAATTTAGAACTAAACCCAGGAAACATCAGCTTAAGCCAGCTACGCCAAGTAAGCCGCGCGCCAGTCAACTTATCGCTCGACCCATCGGCTATTCCGGGTATCGAAGCAAGCACTCAAGTGGTCAATGAAGTGATCGCGGAAAACCGAGTCGTTTATGGCATTAACACAGGTTTTGGTCTTTTAGCGAATACGCGTATTGCCCCAGAAGATCTCGAAGTGCTGCAAAAGAGTATTGTACTTTCTCATGCTGCGGGTATCGGCACACTGATGCACGATGAAACCGTTCGCCTAATGATGGTTTTGAAAATCAACAGTTTGGCTCGTGGCTATTCTGGCATCCGACTGCAAGTCATTAATGCGCTGATCACGCTTGTTAATTCGCAAGTTTACCCGTGCGTCCCTCAAAAAGGGTCGGTTGGTGCGTCTGGCGACTTGGCACCACTGGCGCACATGAGCACCGTATTGCTCGGTGAAGGTGAAGCGCGCCACAATGGCAAGATCATCTCCGGTATCGAAGCACTGAAGATTGCAGGTTTAGAACCTATCACCCTTGCACCAAAAGAAGGGTTAGCGCTACTGAACGGTACACAAGCTTCAACCGCTTTTGCGTTGGAAGGCCTGTTTGCTGCTGAAGATTTATTTGCCTCAGCAACCGTGTGTGGTGCGATGTCGGTAGAAGCTGCGTTAGGTAGCCGACGCCCATTCGACCCTCGTGTTCATCGAGTTCGTGGCCACCGCAGCCAAATGGATGCCGCGGCAGCGTACCGATATCTACTGGATAACAGCAGTGAGATCGGCGAATCCCATACCGACTGTGAAAAAGTTCAAGACCCATATTCGCTGCGCTGTCAGCCGCAAGTTATGGGAGCATGCATGCAGCAAATTCGCAATTCCGCCGAAACACTGCAAGTTGAAGCTAACGCGGTTTCTGATAACCCATTAGTCTTTGCAGATGACGGCGACATCATTTCGGGAGGCAACTTCCACGCAGAACCTGTGGCGATGGCAGCCGATAATCTCGCACTGGCGATTGCAGAAATAGGCAGCCTATCTGAGCGTCGAATGGCGTTGTTGATCGACAGTGCACTAAGCAAGCTACCGCCCTTCCTTGTCGATAATGGCGGTGTAAACTCTGGCTTTATGATTGCTCAGGTAACGTCGGCTGCATTGGCGAGTGAAAACAAAACCCTAGCCCACCCAGCTTCAATTGATAGCCTTCCAACATCAGCTAACCAAGAAGATCACGTATCTATGGCGACGTTTGCAGGCAGAAGATTACGTGATATGGCAGAAAATACTCGTGGGATCCTCGCTGTTGAATACCTATCGGCAGCGCAAGGTTTGGACTTCCGTGCACCATTGAAGTCTTCTCCACGTGTAGAAGAGGCAAAGAATATTCTGAGAGAGAAGGTGTCTTTCTACGATAAGGACCGTTATTTTGCTCCAGATATTGAACAAGCCAACGCATTGTTAAAACTGGCTGTTCACAACCACCTGATGCCAGAAAAGACGTTAGCGTCGGTATAG